The sequence below is a genomic window from Mesotoga sp. UBA6090.
GCATGCCCCATGTGAAGGGGGGCGGTAATATTCGGAGGTGGAATCATTATCGTAAATGGTTCACCCGTTCCTCTTGGTTCGAAATAGCCGCCTTCCTTCCAGCGAGAATACCACTTCTCTTCAAGGTCAGAAGGATTGTACCTGGTGCTCAGCTCCTCCATTCGAACTACCTCCTTATGGGGCTTCTGCATTTAAATGGAATTATATCACGAAGTAAAACCGCGTAATGGGAGATGCCGTTAATATGTAGATTAGCTCTTCGTATAGTACAATCATTGAGGTGACGAATATGGAAAACGAGACACTCTCGGTCTACAGAAGAATCTACGACATGGTAAGGAGGATTCCGTCGGGAAGAGTTGCGACCTACGGCCAGATAGCCTCGCTGGTAGGCGGATGCTCCGCAAGGATGGTTGGATACGCCATGGCGGGAGTTTCAGATGAAACCATTCCATGGCAGAGAGTGATCAATGCACGAGGAAGAATAAGCATAAGGGATCCGAACGGGTACTCGCTTCAGAAGGCAATCCTCGAAAGAGAGGGGATCGACTTCGATGAAAGCGATTCAGTGGACCTTTCCGTCTTTGGCTGGGAGGGACCGATTTAGGAAGTCTCCTCGACGACGTGAATAGTCAGGGTATGGGTCTTTTCGACGGTTCGATTTTCAAACTCCCCAAAGAATCTGAACGTGACTGGATAGTCTCCTGTTGTTTCGGGGGTCCAGCTGAAGAC
It includes:
- a CDS encoding class I tRNA ligase family protein, with translation MEELSTRYNPSDLEEKWYSRWKEGGYFEPRGTGEPFTIMIPPPNITAPLHMGHA
- a CDS encoding MGMT family protein, with product MENETLSVYRRIYDMVRRIPSGRVATYGQIASLVGGCSARMVGYAMAGVSDETIPWQRVINARGRISIRDPNGYSLQKAILEREGIDFDESDSVDLSVFGWEGPI